A stretch of Anolis sagrei isolate rAnoSag1 chromosome X, rAnoSag1.mat, whole genome shotgun sequence DNA encodes these proteins:
- the LOC137097973 gene encoding LOW QUALITY PROTEIN: NTPase KAP family P-loop domain-containing protein 1-like (The sequence of the model RefSeq protein was modified relative to this genomic sequence to represent the inferred CDS: inserted 1 base in 1 codon) codes for MLTVNREFQNKDDAYCFSLAKALYCVATPVTVGFYAPWGHCKNFLLDKIREYMRYQSWKKDQQEFRXTGLKQRGTTGWDLVSVILLMIFYRPVLTPQHRQRRNVQHIFIHFSAWEYAGSDQLWAGLITALCDGIESHFGLVPMSVYRTVGRKCGIIESSLPKEWVSKKYLCLPLWAAILLVFGVAVVVAVLIFLYGIPVGDASGDAIAVAEGVGATAVGITAAAAVRMGVMVLRNVVVTQKAQLERQMNRTDLSAQLGFMSNVKREVRIIAKFLQFMEIFQRRKLRVVLEITSLDRCSPDKVVGVLDAMNILLSDYEAPFVSILVADPSVIVDCVENSLFMKGMANNGYEFLNRIITLPFSVPKTDLNTKMQLIQRIVQCKEEQEKSFEDDEESGENLSLKNPVKETNTSRICCCYKSPDHKMPGRSRDSCRVPLVVVNSPKTEEPHNRKCGKGFKAKDLIQEAFEYLLDDSMKEYVTDNMLQMKRIINSIAVTVRLMATEVPREKLCPQKVTSWVLLANQWPCRLSWILQCIEDDEQTGRLCEGQECQLTPDLFLWEVYEKYMEELDMLKAQLEKLLELDRDPELFHNFICGRFRVKDANFFLPYTVNLDSSLKRHMELLRGSRSLKRTNKSHRISKCILLGMSVEQICKEMDNLSLKEENAQRYKERLREHHLDGRALLYSDRNEVKDALGMGLGEWMAFCMHFLDSVPASSQFPLFPAKSWLSLQGSTLKGSRLSLSKENIL; via the exons ATGCTTACAGTGAACAGAG AATTCCAAAACAAGGATGATGCCTACTGTTTTTCCTTAGCCAAGGCTCTCTATTGCGTTGCCACTCCGGTGACGGTTGGGTTTTACGCACCATGGGGACACTGCAAAAACTTCCTCTTGGATAAGATTCGAG aATATATGCGGTATCAATCTTGGAAAAAGGACCAACAGGAATTCC CGACAGGGTTGAAACAGAGAGGGACAACCGGTTGGGACCTGGTCTCCGTCATTCTCCTTATGATCTTCTATCGTCCTGTCCTGACACCCCAACACAGGCAGAGGAGGAACGTCCAGCACATTTTTATTCATTTCAGCGCCTGGGAATATGCCGGGAGTGACCAGCTCTGGGCCGGCCTCATTACGGCTCTATGTGATGGCATCGAGAGTCATTTTGGCCTGGTCCCAATGAGTGTCTACCGGACAGTGGGTCGGAAGTGTGGCATCATTGAGTCATCTCTACCCAAAGAATGGGTCAGCAAGAAGTATCTCTGCCTACCATTATGGGCTGCGATACTTCTGGTGTTTGGGGTGGCTGTTGTGGTTGCTGTCCTCATCTTTCTGTACGGCATCCCAGTCGGTGATGCTTCTGGAGATGCCATTGCAGTGGCCGAGGGTGTTGGGGCCACGGCAGTGGGGATCACAGCGGCAGCAGCAGTCCGGATGGGCGTGATGGTGCTCCGGAATGTGGTAGTCACCCAAAAGGCCCAGCTGGAGAGGCAGATGAACCGGACGGACCTCAGCGCCCAGTTGGGCTTCATGAGCAATGTCAAGAGGGAAGTCAGGATCATCGCCAAGTTCCTCCAGTTCATGGAGATCTTCCAGCGCAGGAAGCTCCGGGTGGTTCTGGAAATCACCAGCTTGGACCGCTGCAGCCCCGACAAAGTGGTGGGTGTCCTGGATGCGATGAACATCCTCCTTTCGGACTATGAAGCCCCATTCGTCTCCATCTTGGTGGCCGACCCAAGCGTGATCGTGGACTGCGTGGAGAACTCACTGTTCATGAAAGGGATGGCCAACAATGGCTATGAATTCCTCAACCGCATCATCACCTTGCCCTTTTCGGTCCCCAAGACAGACCTCAACACCAAGATGCAGCTGATCCAGAGAATAGTTCAATGCAAGGAGGAGCAGGAGAAAAGTTTTGAAGATGATGAGgaatcaggagaaaacctttcaCTGAAGAACCCGGTTAAAGAGACGAATACGTCAAGAATTTGCTGTTGCTATAAATCACCTGATCACAAGATGCCTGGCAGAAGCAGAGACAGCTGCCGGGTGCCTTTAGTGGTGGTGAATTCCCCTAAGACGGAAGAGCCAcacaacagaaaatgtgggaaagGCTTCAAAGCCAAAGATTTGATCCAAGAGGCCTTTGAGTACTTGCTGGACGACAGCATGAAGGAGTACGTGACAGACAACATGTTGCAAATGAAACGGATCATCAACAGCATCGCTGTCACGGTCCGGCTCATGGCGACAGAGGTTCCTCGAGAGAAGCTGTGTCCACAAAAGGTGACCTCCTGGGTTCTTCTCGCCAACCAGTGGCCCTGTAGACTGAGTTGGATCTTGCAGTGCATTGAGGACGACGAGCAGACGGGCCGCCTTTGCGAGGGCCAAGAGTGCCAGCTCACCCCAGACCTCTTCTTGTGGGAAGTGTACGAGAAGTACATGGAGGAGCTCGACATGCTCAAAGCCCAGCTGGAGAAGCTGCTGGAGCTGGACAGGGACCCAGAGCTTTTCCACAACTTCATCTGCGGACGCTTCCGGGTGAAGGATGCTAATTTCTTCCTGCCTTACACGGTCAACCTGGACTCTTCCTTGAAGAGACACATGGAGCTCTTGCGAGGCAGCCGCAGCCTCAAGCGGACCAACAAGAGCCACAGGATTTCCAAATGCATCCTCTTGGGGATGTCGGTAGAGCAGATCTGCAAAGAG atggacaatctTTCCCTGAAGGAGGAAAATGCTCAGCGGTACAAAGAGCGTTTGAGGGAGCATCACTTGGACGGCCGGGCGCTGCTTTATAGTGACCGAAACGAGGTGAAGGACGCCCTTGGCATGGGCCTGGGCGAATGGATGGCCTTCTGCATGCATTTCCTTGACTCCGTCCCTGCATCTTCGCAATTCCCGTTGTTCCCAGCAAAAAGCTGGCTAAGCTTGCAGGGCAGCACGTTGAAAGGAAGCCGGCTGTCCTTATCCAAGGAAAACATCCTCTGA